From the genome of Gigantopelta aegis isolate Gae_Host unplaced genomic scaffold, Gae_host_genome ctg2026_pilon_pilon:::debris, whole genome shotgun sequence:
ttttctggatccgccgcTGGTCTATGATCGATCATCGTCTGTGGGACCATTGGTCTAGTTCTCGTcgcagccaatgcaccacgactggtttacaAACAatgtggtatgttttatcctgtctgtgggatggtgcatataaaagaccccttgccaATAATCGGAAAATGTATCCGGTTCTCActctaaatgtttgacatccaatagccggtgattaacacatcattgtgctctagaggtgtcgtttaaaaaaaccccagaacaAACAATTTAGAGATGCACCAACTGTGCCATATAAAGTGGAATAACGAAATCTTCCCCAATTTTATCCAGTAACAAAACGTCTCATTATGAATACCACACGTACCTGGATGTCGATATGCCCCGTTGTTGCTTTCGTTCACGTAAGTATGTTCAGCGCTGTCAGCACCTGTCcaaaatagtttgtaaaaatttACTGACGTTCAAAAGAAACCTTACATAcgtaaaattttaataatttgataaatattgttgctaatcgaaaagaatcaatttagaaaccaccttacaaacacATTGCATGTATCACGACGTGCATtgtttagatgttgaacttcatgatacttttATATCCCACACtattgtttgttggttttctataatacaatttgaAGCCTTGTAATGTTTCTTTTGGACGttagtatatgttattataaagCGTTCTTTAccttaataaaatttatttaatgaacTAAATATACATGACATTGAAAGTAATTCAGCTGTTATTAAAATGCGCTAaaaaataactaattaaaaatcaatgtgcttgaTGTAAGTGAACATATGAATACTAAAAGGCACACtagattttaaatataattaacagtaacatgttaaattattgaaaattcCCATTTAACAATGCTTATAATTTCAAATGAAAAACTCAACCGTAAACCCGCcatgaaaaataaagaagatTGATATAGTCACATTTATCAAATCggattgaaatatatatacatacaaaatgtGATAAAAGTTTCATTTAATCGTCTTTTTATTTCGCCATAATGAGAAAACTGATTTTTGTTTGAGAAAATGTTAATCAACCGTCATTGACAATTAGCTTTTACGAAAGTATGTATGAATGACGTGATATATGActgcaaagaaaacaatttcAACCTCTTACACACAGtggcacacacaaacatgcaaaCATACACGACCATAAAATCACCACCGCTACCACCaaaaagcaaaaatacaaacttACAACTACAACTTtgagatctcgcagtgcaatgttaAAATAGTTGCAtcgaggatgctttgttgtctagcagagcttaAAAGACCTTTGTGGATTAGGACCCAGGTGTGTATCAGAGGTGaactaatattataaaaatgttcagtTACTTTTCCTGGGCTCTCTTCTCTTCTTAGCGATGCACACGATTGCAACAATTAAGACCAACAGAATCAAAGCGCCTGCAGCCCCTGAAGCAGCAGGGACTAGTATTTGGGAAGGAAGAGTATCACGTATTTCCTCTGTgagaacaaaacaatacaaagcaAAACATTAAACTATATAGAAAACATACACATCCTGAAATTAATTATCTATACAATTTATCATtgacaaaaatttaaaatctgtctggccaataaaaataacactaccaacataattattgtaatttttctTCTTAATTTGTCAACTTGTGTCTGGGTTAACTTTGCAAAggcaaacataatatattatgttttaatccaaaaggattttaaaatatattttaaacttaatttgTGTGGATCTGGAAGAAACATGCCAATACACGCGTATCTCAGCTATATGTTAGATAtggtaaacttttaaaatttgttttaaacgtATTCAGcgataatcatcatcatcatcgacatcttcatcatcatcatcatcatcaccttcatcatcaccaccatcaccatcaccaccatcaccaccataatatttattttattttatttcattttatttatttatattttgtaaacgtTTGTATGGAAAAGCTGAGATGAAAAATGTCTCATACATTACATTCAGATAATTACAAACCTGCTGTCactaaatttgtgtaaaattccCCACATCCAAATCCGTTACAAACGGTGAGGACATGTAACCCATAGTCATCCTCTTCGATCTGACCAATCAGCAGTGAGAATCTATATCCAGTGTCCCTGACCTCAGTGTTGTAAATATTTACGGTCACGTCAATAGCGTTGACCTCGCTGTTATGCTTTGTGGTAGCTCCATGCGGGTTTGTCCAGTTGTATGAACTGATGTCATTCTTGGAGAATACCGTCTTACTTAAATTTAGATTGTGTCCAATGATAACCTCGAGCATCTCGTTTTGTTTTGAAGCATCCAACAGTACAGGTCGAactagaaataaatgaaaaggggttcacaaatattattgaaacgcattcacaaattaaaacaaaatatattaacaatcaAATACCCCGAGtaccctgccgttcgagagcaaGTAGGAGAGTTGGACGGTTTTATCCTTTCAGATGTCTGTCTAGTTCtggaacggcagagtactcgtgCTATTGgcggcgtgttcgaaaccctagtggtacatgaacacgttaaactagttatatATCTGTCTAGCTAGCTATTGGAGTACATGgttttaatagtttaaagtctgtttctatttaacgacaccactagagcaaattgatgtattaatctgATGCTATTGAATACCAAATAataccaccgccaccaccaccaccaaaaaaacaagaacaacaattactactactattactactactactacttctactactactactactactactactaccactactaccactactaccactaccactactaccactactactactactactactactactactactactagtattactactgctactactactactactatcactattactactactactactactactactactactactactactactactgctaccactactactactgctgctaatactaatactactatcattattactactattactgctatactactactactactactattattgctaccactactactactactactattattgctaccactactactactactactactactactactactactactcctactactactactattattattaccactaccactaccactactactacagctactactattactgctactactagtactactactactactactgctactactactaccaatactattactattattactactactactactactactactactactactacaactactactactactactattattattactactagtagtacaacaactactactactaataatattgctactactaccgcATGCATTACCAAATCTACAAAAACGACCACTATCCCTGGTtccgtagtagtagtagtaataggaaAGATGGAGatagaaaacaaatacatcttACTATgcatgttaattgttttgttccCTGCTTGCTCTTTCTCATTGTTTAGACCTGTGACGTTTTTTGACACAGAACACTCGTAAGTTCCTGAATCTTTATAGCTGTATGGCTGGATGATGTGGACATATCTGTTTGGCGACTCTAACCTCCCAGCTATCTCTCTGATCTTCTGTCCTCCCCAAAAGTGAGTGAATTTGGAAAACTGGTACTCTGGAGGACGACCATTCGCTTTACAAATTATCTTCACAGAATTGTTTTGTCTGTTAAATTCGCTGTACACTGTGACATTTGGAGCATCTGTATGAATTAAAGCATATAATTATGTTCATATTTGTGTGTGCTcgcgtgtatatatgtatggtatggtatggtatggtatgataTGGTACcttgtggtgtggtgtggagtGGTATAGTGTGGTAcattatggtatggtatagtaTGGTGGTGCggtgtggtatggtgtggtatggtatgttatggtatggtgtggtgtggtgtggtgtggtatggtgtggtgtggtgtggtgtggtgtggtatggtatggtatagtggtgtggtatggtatagtggtgtggtgtggtgtggtgtggtgtggtgtggtgtggtgtggtgtggtatggtatggtatggtatagtatggtatggtatagtggtgtggtatggtatagtggtgtggtgtggtgtggtgtggtgtggtgtggtgtggtatggtatggtatggtatggtatggtattgtattgtatgatatgtttgtatgtatgtgtgcgtatgtccTTTTTATGTAAGTTGTATGTATAGGGAGGTAGATAGGTATATTCATGCATACGATTTTATTTTgacatccctccatccatccaaacgATCGATAGTTCCATcgatccatgcatccatccacccatttatcaattcttccatccatctatctatctatctatctatcgatctatgtatccacccatccattaatgcatacatatatgcacccaTATGACCATATGTTGATGCATCAATACAATTAGTCTCTTCTCGTGCTTCTTATCCAGCAGCCTAATTAAAGCTCACATATATCTGATGTGATCGTCAATTTTAACTAAACATCATAAGCAGATTCCAATTAGGCTGCTACGCCCACTTACAGACGACAGAAATACGAGTTTCCGAGGCGAGGTTATACAGGTTTGTCACGTGTAGCGCTGAACACCGACATGTCTGGTTATCATTAGTTCTCTTCACGGTGAACCATATATCTCTAACTACAGCAGGTTCAACTGTGCTTTGTGACGTCTTGGTTGGTATCTCACCACAcataaaggaaatgtttgaaACCGGAGGCTTTCCACCAGTTACTTCACAGGACATTCTTAGAACGTCTCCCTCTCGAACTGGGTTACCAGATGTATATCCCTTTATCACTGGTTGTCCAGTCGGTGGATTGGAAAGATTATAGACCAGTCATTTTGTTTAGCATCATACATCAGAAATACTGAAAATAAGATGGACCCCGCCAGGGGGAGAGGAGGGCATTTGGGCTATGtcaggttccagccagtgcacaacgactgatatatcaaaggccgtagtatgtgctatcgtgtctgagagatggttcatataaacgatcccttgctactattggaacaatgggtttttttcttctgtattactatttgtcaaaataaccaaatctTAGACATCCATTAGTCAGTGATTAATACATTCTTGTGtgctaatggtgtcgttaataaaaacaaacattaagttTTAACGAATGCATATACTACTAGTGAATACTTTGTTACCaaggaatataatataatgagtCATAatagaagggggggggggggggggcattttgtAATTTCACTATAGATAACTTGTTCCAAGAGATAATATTGCATTTGTGTTTGAAAATAATGCTCTTTAACAGATCCATATGCATGGGATCTGcaagctacgcggtcgatcccgctgacatgcatgtgtatatgtatgtttgcTAGCATGCACATctacgtgtgtgcgtgcgtggaTGTAAGCAGACAGGTAGGTAGGGTCTATGGAGGTAGGTACGTGTTCGCAGTacagatgtatatattttcGCTTTGACATTTGTtaaacctttttgttttgtgttcctacatattatgtaattagtttatgtataattgtattatctGTTTATCAGTCTATCCACCCAACCATTCGTCCACCCACACTCCCACaaatacatccatccatacattctTATGTTCTATCATGCTGTTTCTAATCCAAGCAGCATAATTAAAACTCACATATACATTTGATGTGATAATTTAACCAAACATCATATTCATCAGTGAATTCCAATTAGGCTGCTAGACCCACTTACAAATGACAGAAATACGAGTTTCTTTGAAGAGGTTGTACTGGTTTGTTGCGTGAATAGCTGAACAACGGCATATTTGATTATCGTCAGCTCTCTTCACGGTGAACCGTATATCTCTAACTACAGCAGGTCCAACTGTGCTTTGTGACGTCTTGGTTGGTATCTCACCACAtataaaggaaatgtttgaaACTGGAGGGTTTCCACCTGTTACTTCACAGGACATTCTTAGAACGTCTCCCTCTCGAACTGGGTTACCAGATGAATATCCCTTTATCACTGGTTGCCCAGTCGGCGGATCTGAAAGATTATAGACCAGTCATTATACAATAGAAACACAGGAAATAAGGAGAATACATTATTAACAAATGCCcgacctgatgcgcggtcggtctaagattcATCCCCATCAGgagcccattggattatttttgGTTTCTACCAgagtaccacaactggtaatagaaatgttttatttaacgacgcgctcgacacatttatttacggttatatggcgtcaggcatatggttaaggaccacacagatagagagagagaggaaatccgctgtcgccacttcatgggctactcttttcgattagcaggttCAAATGTGCTTTGTGACGTCTTGGTTTGTATCTTTTCACACGTAAAGGAAATGGTTGAGACCAGTGGGTTTCCGCCAGTTACTTCACAGGACATATTTAGAACGTCTCCCTCTCGAACTGGGTTACCAGATGTATATCCCTTTATTACTGGTTGTCCAGTCGGTGGATCTGAAAGATTATAgttcagccattttgtttatcgTCATTATACAGgagaaaacaatgaaaatatgaTATCATAGGCAACGTAGTTGCTCCCCCAATGTGATTCCTAATCCAATATAAAATTCTCGCTACGCCAGTAACATCAATAGTTTGCATTTTAACTTAATTGCCATGCTTGTATCCATATAAGACTGttgacacacatctcagctatctggacctTTATTGTCCATGACGGTCGATTAATAACTGGTTGTTAGTGATTACTAAGAGAGATGTAATAATCTTATATCTCTCCATTgcggcgggatgtagcccagtggtaaagtgctcgcttgatgcgcggtctgtctgggatcagtcccgtcggtggacccatcggactatttctcattcgcgccagtgcaccacgactgttatatcaaaatgcagtggtatatgctatcctgtctggaggatggtgcatataaaatatcgcttgctactgatgaaaacatgtagcgggttcctctctaaAACATGTCTAAATGGcgatatgtttgacatacaagcacaaacagaaacaaaaatcatgcgcgcacacacaagctcacacgtacacatacacacacacacacacacatcaacatgtacatacacaaatagaaacacgcacatatacacacaaaacacaaacacattcacacatatacatacacttacacaaatacccccccccccgacatacacacatagaaacacacacacacacacacacacacatacacatacacacacacacagtcacacacacacacacacacacattcacacacacacacacacagtcacacacacacacagtcacacacacacacacatacacacacacatacacacacacagtcacacacacacacgcacacacacacacacagtcacacatacacacacacagtcacacacacagtcacacatacacacacacagtcacacatacacacacacagtcacacatacacacatacacacacacacagacacacacagtcacacacacacacacacacacacacagtcacacatacacacacagtcacacatacacacacacacacacacatacacacacacagtcacacatacacacacacatacacacacacagtcacacatacacacacacacatacacacaaacacagtcacacatacacacacacacataaacacacacattcacacacacacacacacatacacacacacacacacacacacacacagtcacacacacacacacacacagtcacacacacacacacacacacacacacacatctactATACTAGTTACAACAAATTAAGGGCCAGTATCAATTTTcaacttatttaaaaaaaaactaaatcataaaaaaaacaatcagggGCGTTGATAGGTAATGAAACAATGGGTTACAAACTTTAATAAAGCATTGCAGTTTGCTTGTACATAAGCCTTTTACTCAGAGCTTGTTTAGTTGCCGGTAGAAATCGTATgtcaaatgcattaaaaaaaaaaaaaaaacattgtttaaacCTTTTGTTTTCTGACTGAACAGATACCTGCGTAAAAACtgcatgatgcacgtgcaactctttatttatgttaaaacgtTTCATTTTTGATTGATTGGGAGGATATAAATCTGGCTTCTAATAACTATGCCACAAAACGTAAACTAAGCATTCTGGACTGTGGTCAAATCCTGCCATCTCTGAATGATAGCATGTCCATGAGACAAGTAGCGAGATGCCTGCAAGTGAGCCATTCCGTCATCCATTAACTGCAAGAACGTGTCCATACCCTCTCAGACGCAGCCTTCATGTGGCTCTTAACTTCTTGTGACcagtatacaataaatatccaCACACGcaaacgcacacacagacacatatgcATGTACTACAATACATATTCAGTGATTTAGCTTGAAAAAACACACAtggaatatgtatatatcatacaAAATTCTCCAATACAATAATAAAGGAACTACCCAAAACTTTATTTAGGTTGTGCCATTCCAAACATTTATCctaagggacggtccataaatatcgatgtgtttcacaatccgaacaatgttcgtaagggggggggggggggggggagggggtaaaagccatgttcggattgcttttcaggtaaaacatcggtCCATCGAAGGTCAATGTTTCTTACAATTCAGGACGTACTACAAGCTGGATGTCCACAGAAAACTCCTTGGTCACAAACGTCAACTTGGCCATCCCAAGTAGCCTCAAAATATGGACCGTCCCTTAGGGTTAATGTTTTATATCTACCAGTAAATATGTAAAGCCAACACGTATAATCTGTTAATAAAAGTCATCTtgtagtacacattatatcaatgttattatgttaggattaggggagggggggggggatcaaacccaatcctaacattgttaggattatgaaaaacattgacatttatggaccgtccctaagGTACTATGAATCTTAATTGAATGGGATTGAAATAATCGATTAGGTAGTGAACGCAGTGCCGGGATTATACGTGTTTAACTACTCATATTATTGCTTCTTGCAATTGTGACAACTTATTTAATTGTTCACTGTTTGAAATTCCATTAATGGATCTGCCTTTTAGTACAATAActaaaaggaaacaaaaagtATTATACTGACCAGCACAAGAAACTtatatttttcacattaattcttgagagagagagagagagagagagagagagagagagagagagagagagagagagagagagagagagagagagagagagagagagagagagagagagagagagagagcgagagagagagaacaacaacaacaacacgatGATAATATCAAACCAGATTTGCTTAACAAAGCATTTCACAAAATgtcataacatttttaaaataaaaacaacagttaCTCATATTTGGGGTGGGGCGtgtgtgtaaataaataaataaataattatataaataaatatgtaacacCATTGACAAATCGAAATCCTCCATATGGAGAGTATCTTAACTGCACTAAATAGATGCTTCGGTTTATTTTAGTCGCGTTCTCACTAGCAGTTTTAGCCCGGGTCAAATTTGGCTCGAACCAAGCGTTCACACTGACAATTTTCCTGGTCTAAATTCGCACGGGCCAGTATACCAATTTGGTCCGACTTAAAACATTGAGCAAGGCTAGAGCCACAATGTAGCTCGGGCCAAATGGCGTAGTGTGAAAGCTCCGCGGTTCCAGGTTCGAGTCAAATTGTAAGCAAGTTTAGaagtttatttattaccttaagttttacaactaATCAGCATATATACTAAATACATGTTAAGAATACATAATAAGCACACGTACGACTATTCTGGACACCAATGAGTTTCACTCGGATCACAATTCTCCCACTAAAGCTACGattccattaaagggacattcctgagtttgctgcaatttttaagatgttatcgactaacagagactttttgacgactgtaattgtatatcaaatatattatttttgcataacatattagtggctatatactaaacgtgtttctgatcgttctaatatttgtattaggttaaatgtcattttatttcctaaaaaggatttttttcgtacctacaaaattatttgaagacaaaatccagtttgagcttcttacaaaatattaaaacgaccagaaaaacaatgaatatacagacactgatattctaaacaagaaaatatatttaatatgtaagtttaatcgtagacacaTTAGTCagaatcatcttacaatgcagcaaactcaggaatgtccctttaaagccaaGCTTCCATTAACGCGGTAAGCGGATGTGGCATGCGTGATGCggcaaaaatggaactgcatgTAGAAGCACGAGACTGATTCCACATGTCCGGCTGCGGATGCGATTTGTCAAGCGGCTGCGAAGGCTGCGAATGCGGAAAACTGAATCGCTCCATGTAGTGATTGGTGCGGAAACTGAACGCATTACGCATGCCGCATCCGCTTACCGCGTTAATGGAATCTTAGCTTAACGCGGTAAGCGGATGCGGAATGCGTGATGCAAACATGGAAATGTATGTAGACGCACGAGAGTGATTCCATATGTCCGGCTGTGGATGCGATTTGGCACGCGGCTGCGAATGGCTGCGAATGCGGTAAACCCATATAGCGATTCGTGCAGCAACTGATTACAAAATCGGATGAGGTAATCCAAAATATGACGTCAGGGATGGGTCAGACAGGTATTAGGGATAGGTCAAGGATGTTCAACCTGACGTATTGTTGGAACTTCATCAAATTGTAACTCCTTCACCAGATTATGGTATGCTCCTTGTTGAATCCGGTTCCTGATTATGTCATGTTTTGTCGGTGTTTTCTTTTGCTATTATTACgtttttttaattgcataaATGTATGCCACAGCAATTATTAACAAGTTATGCTGCTCCATTCCCAACAGAGAACGCTGCTATTCTGACTGATTAACCATGTTCTCGGCAAGAAAATCTTCAGCAAAAGAGACTGACACGCATGGGGAAACGTTTATATGGAATCTTACAAATCGCATACGCATGCTGCATCCGCTTACCGCGTTAACGGAATCtaagcttaaagggacatacgtTTGATAAGAAAAATCCCTTAAGATTTAATACGTAGCATTCTTCataaaaacgttttgtttttgttttgtaaataattgctgttttgtttgatgtaagaTGAAAAGTAAAagcgttttggaaataacataaaaatacactttttgagcaattaaaaatattcggtttagaaataaataaaactgtaatacataccataataaaatgaattttgacCTCCATACACATGCAGGCAAAATTATGGCCGCCATATTGGTTTACAGACTAGTATAGTCTTTCTTTATTGCGATAACTCTGACTATTGTTTTGCTACTCCCTCTGTAATGAAGCACACAGCAATTGTCGTTTCTTGTTATTTcctaaacacttttacttttcttcttacgtcaaaccaaaccgaCATGATTTACCAAAATCAtttttataggaggatgggacgtttaatttaattatgtcatgtTTTCCAGTCACGTCATTTTAAAGGAATTCGGAAGTAAGTGAAAAGTTATAATTGCTgtcaagataaataaataagaatttTAAACGCTTGTGTGGAACCTCAAGTCGGAAGTAAACTAAAAATTCGCTAAGGTACGCTAAGGTCTACGCTAAGGTACGCTAAGGTAAACACGTGTGTGAATGCGCCATACAGATTTTGCTCGGCCCAAATTTAGTCAGTTACATATTCGAACTCAGCTTAAAAAGGCTAGTGTGACAGCGCTAAATGAGTTTGTTTGGCATTAGCTCAAAATAACGTTGTGTACATAAACGCTGAACGAAATATGATGGTCAGTTTTGTCATTCACTTCCCAGTACTCTTTACAATGCAGTCAATGTGTGGGGTTGTTGGTTATGCCACCCTCCCCATCTCATCCACATTGTGCTCTGACAACACGTTTGCGTTGAATTTAATTGAGCGTAGCCATTTAagatttttcatttgtttttagtgGTTACCATTCAGCGTTTGATTCAGTGTGAAGTAGCCTAACCACTTGCATGCATTTCAATCTAATCGTGCACGTGCCTTTTTTGTGCTGAATTAGGTTTTCAGACCGGCAACTGAAACGCCTAACTGATTGCAACCTTTGATCGTATTCAAATAATGTTATATCATTACATAT
Proteins encoded in this window:
- the LOC121391267 gene encoding uncharacterized protein LOC121391267; translated protein: MRNAFSFRTNHYMERFSFPHSQPSQPLDKSHPQPDMWNQSHPPTGQPVIKGYSSGNPVREGDVLRMSCEVTGGNPPVSNISFICGEIPTKTSQSTVGPAVVRDIRFTVKRADDNQICRCSAIHATNQYNLFKETRISVIYAPNVTVYSEFNRQNNSVKIICKANGRPPEYQFSKFTHFWGGQKIREIAGRLESPNRYVHIIQPYSYKDSGTYECSVSKNVTGLNNEKEQAGNKTINMHIRPVLLDASKQNEMLEVIIGHNLNLSKTVFSKNDISSYNWTNPHGATTKHNSEVNAIDVTVNIYNTEVRDTGYRFSLLIGQIEEDDYGLHVLTVCNGFGCGEFYTNLVTAEEIRDTLPSQILVPAASGAAGALILLVLIVAIVCIAKKRREPRKSADSAEHTYVNESNNGAYRHPVMEDKHLYSMEGDVPAHGEASIVKENDIYNLDTAEDREKVAVQPEDVSATYTVVNKDRKTADGNNRGEKEQPTGETYAVVRKKAAGVTKRKTTNGKSGDNEVLDDVSNMYTQVNKKKQKKQKKQKDIKQKGEAKAKTEGDGVEYVNIPSESSVYQNT